In one window of Borrelia anserina Es DNA:
- a CDS encoding DedA family protein codes for MHSILEFIDVNINYAPIVFFGLLILAGFNIPISEDAIVIMGGILSSRKNEYTILIFLGIFWGAYIGDIISFYIGRLLVNKLFKQKTKTNKLIDKINQYYKRYGSLTLLFGRFIPFGFRNAIFISAGMGKMNTSNFFTIDFFAAMISITTYFTLSFKIGESFKMIIPKIRFILLITLIIITTLILINYIIKRKKNQKVDKLFK; via the coding sequence ATGCATAGCATACTAGAATTTATAGATGTCAATATAAATTATGCACCAATTGTATTTTTCGGACTACTTATTCTTGCAGGATTTAATATTCCAATTTCTGAAGATGCAATAGTGATAATGGGAGGCATACTTTCTAGCCGAAAAAATGAGTATACAATTTTAATATTCCTAGGAATTTTCTGGGGCGCTTATATTGGCGATATAATTTCATTTTATATAGGCAGACTCTTAGTTAACAAACTATTTAAACAAAAAACAAAAACAAATAAACTGATCGATAAAATAAATCAATACTATAAACGCTATGGAAGCTTAACTTTATTATTTGGCAGATTTATCCCTTTTGGCTTTAGAAATGCAATATTTATATCAGCAGGAATGGGAAAAATGAACACTAGTAACTTTTTTACAATTGACTTTTTTGCAGCCATGATATCGATTACAACTTACTTTACACTAAGCTTTAAAATAGGCGAATCATTTAAAATGATAATTCCCAAAATCAGATTTATATTACTAATAACACTTATTATAATCACAACATTAATTTTAATAAATTATATTATAAAGAGAAAAAAGAACCAAAAAGTTGACAAACTTTTTAAATAG
- the leuS gene encoding leucine--tRNA ligase, translating to MSEYNFTKIEKKWQNYWDKHKTYKVNEDPSIPKEKRIYILDMFPYPSANGLHVGHPAGYTATDILTRYKLLKGFNVLHPMGFDSFGLPAENYAIQTGEHPKKITENNIARLKEQIKALGFAYDWDREIRTHDENYYKWTQWIFLKLYKKGLAYTKEMPVWYCPDLGTVLSNEEVIQTQEGPRSERGFHKVTRKPLRQWILKITEYAERLIKDLEDIDWPESVKEMQKNWIGKSTGVEIEFSVKASEEKIKVFTTRPDTIFGVTYLVLAPEHKIVDKITKDDLKPIIKEYIEKETLKSDLERTSLEKDKTGIFTGAYAINPITKEEIPIWVGSYVLETYGTGAIMSVPAHDERDFKFAKKYNLPIKQVVSQTGHNEILTKPFTENGISINTPQEFDKLKTEEVKTKVIKWLTENKKGQKKVNYKIRDWIFSRQRYWGEPIPIMIDDNLNEIPLEEDELPLKLPEIANYKPSCTGESPLSKVQDWVNVKQNGKIYKRETNTMPQWAGSCWYYIRYLDPNNEKEFANKEKINYWLPVDLYIGGAEHSVLHLLYARFWHKVLYDLGYVNTKEPFQKLINQGMITSFAYQDKNGILIPNDKVEKKGNKFFSKENNKELKQIVAKMSKSLKNTINPDDIIKEYGADSMRIYEMFMGPLTDSKPWNTQGLIGIFRFLNKIWTIKNKELTKESAPKEIISELHKTIKKVTEDIESLNFNTAISSLMIFINELLKHEKNYLEIFKPLTIIISPFAPHLGEELWEYMGEKSSIFKNAKWPKYNQNLIIDNTREIVLQVNSKTKDKIMLTKGTNEETLKEIALKNHKIMKNIQNKQITKIITVKDKLINIVTK from the coding sequence ATGTCTGAGTACAATTTTACCAAAATAGAAAAAAAATGGCAGAATTATTGGGATAAACACAAAACATATAAAGTTAATGAAGATCCAAGTATTCCCAAAGAGAAAAGAATTTACATTCTTGATATGTTTCCTTACCCCTCAGCTAATGGGCTCCATGTCGGTCATCCTGCAGGTTATACAGCAACTGATATATTAACAAGATATAAACTCTTAAAGGGGTTTAATGTACTTCACCCAATGGGATTTGACAGCTTTGGGTTACCAGCAGAAAATTACGCAATACAAACAGGAGAACATCCAAAAAAAATAACAGAAAACAATATTGCAAGACTGAAAGAACAAATTAAAGCATTGGGATTCGCCTATGATTGGGATAGAGAAATTAGAACTCACGATGAAAATTACTATAAATGGACACAATGGATTTTCTTAAAATTATACAAAAAAGGTTTAGCTTACACAAAAGAAATGCCTGTATGGTACTGCCCTGATCTTGGAACAGTACTCTCAAATGAAGAAGTGATTCAAACACAAGAGGGCCCCAGATCTGAGAGAGGATTTCACAAAGTAACAAGAAAGCCCTTAAGACAATGGATACTAAAAATCACAGAATACGCAGAGAGACTAATTAAAGACCTTGAAGATATAGATTGGCCTGAATCTGTTAAAGAAATGCAGAAAAATTGGATTGGAAAATCAACAGGAGTCGAGATTGAATTTTCAGTAAAGGCAAGCGAAGAAAAGATAAAAGTGTTTACAACAAGACCAGACACAATTTTTGGAGTAACATATTTAGTACTTGCACCAGAGCATAAAATAGTAGATAAAATCACAAAAGATGATCTTAAGCCTATAATTAAAGAATATATAGAAAAAGAAACTCTTAAAAGCGATCTTGAAAGAACATCCCTTGAAAAAGACAAAACAGGAATATTTACGGGAGCATATGCTATTAATCCAATCACCAAAGAAGAAATTCCAATCTGGGTAGGTAGCTATGTACTTGAAACTTACGGCACTGGAGCCATAATGAGTGTTCCAGCACATGACGAGAGAGATTTTAAATTTGCCAAAAAATATAACCTACCAATTAAGCAAGTAGTGTCTCAAACAGGACACAATGAAATACTAACAAAACCATTCACTGAAAATGGCATTTCAATTAACACACCTCAAGAATTTGATAAACTTAAAACCGAAGAAGTAAAAACAAAAGTAATAAAATGGCTTACTGAAAATAAAAAAGGTCAAAAAAAGGTTAATTACAAAATTAGGGATTGGATTTTTTCAAGACAAAGATATTGGGGAGAACCCATTCCTATTATGATTGACGATAATTTAAATGAAATACCACTAGAAGAAGATGAATTACCTTTAAAACTTCCAGAAATAGCAAATTATAAACCATCATGCACAGGTGAATCTCCTCTATCAAAAGTCCAAGATTGGGTAAATGTCAAGCAGAATGGCAAAATATATAAAAGAGAGACAAACACTATGCCTCAATGGGCAGGATCTTGCTGGTATTACATACGCTACCTTGATCCAAATAACGAAAAAGAATTTGCAAATAAAGAAAAAATTAATTACTGGCTGCCAGTGGATCTTTATATTGGTGGTGCTGAGCACTCAGTATTACACTTACTATACGCAAGATTTTGGCACAAAGTTCTTTATGATCTAGGATATGTAAATACAAAAGAACCCTTTCAAAAACTCATAAACCAGGGAATGATAACATCATTTGCCTATCAAGACAAAAATGGCATATTAATTCCCAATGATAAGGTTGAAAAGAAAGGCAATAAGTTTTTCTCCAAAGAAAATAATAAAGAACTAAAACAAATAGTTGCAAAAATGTCAAAATCACTAAAAAACACAATAAATCCAGATGATATCATTAAAGAATATGGAGCAGATTCAATGAGAATCTACGAAATGTTCATGGGACCTTTAACTGATTCAAAACCTTGGAATACTCAAGGATTAATTGGAATTTTTAGATTCTTGAACAAAATATGGACTATTAAGAATAAAGAACTAACAAAAGAATCAGCACCAAAAGAAATAATATCCGAACTTCATAAAACAATCAAAAAAGTAACAGAAGACATAGAAAGTTTAAATTTCAATACCGCTATTTCATCGTTAATGATATTTATAAATGAACTATTAAAACATGAAAAAAATTACTTAGAAATATTCAAACCCCTAACCATTATTATCTCACCATTTGCACCTCATCTAGGAGAAGAATTATGGGAGTATATGGGAGAAAAATCCAGTATATTCAAAAATGCAAAGTGGCCTAAATATAATCAAAATCTAATTATTGACAATACAAGAGAGATTGTATTGCAAGTCAATAGTAAAACAAAAGACAAAATCATGTTAACCAAAGGTACAAATGAAGAAACTCTTAAAGAGATTGCACTCAAAAATCACAAAATCATGAAAAATATACAAAACAAACAAATAACAAAGATCATTACGGTCAAGGATAAACTCATAAATATAGTAACAAAGTAA
- a CDS encoding efflux RND transporter permease subunit codes for MNLETLSIKYRIFIIIIFTLITILLVSFLKNIEFDPDIIKLIPKNAKTEKITDTNKNNSILSLIVMFKDKKNIFHKETFEKINKVTDDIVKILKVKPNSVTSIFTYFPQFKKDTYTDEDIIKIRNKINSSSFIKNIFINDDETLIYFLIIPTTDDKTNFSKSLKSELEEMEATIKRYETDDLKLYLTGDLVIREKILSYMGDDFKLLGPVATLIVILSLYLIIKNIWGAIIPVLIATLALAWTFGIKSLVMSPITVPETTMIVLLISIGCANAVHIINGILKRIKNEPFTEKTIINTIKALKTPIILTSLTTALGFLSLISSSIQAYRTMGIFMSIGVIAAMLMSLLILPGILIQIPFKHKNKDNKNATNLLLEKFSITNQKVTKWMLNNKYLSSIITIIILLISIVGLFKIEINFDEKEYFKENTSVKQTLNLMQKEIGGTSIIKIEINGNPGEFKNEKSMKNLDLLTDKLDKVNDKTQSSSINGIIRFMNFKFKKENPKEYRLPENQVILNKLILLISRSNSIRNMTKMYVNDDWSQISIIIRTDKTSTEEINKLANYASNFIEKYMPGHEYRFSGAYDKILISKTMVMEQITNIITTLSAITILLMVFFKSIKTGIIIVIPVAWSVFLNFSVMRLFGITLNPATATIASVSMGIGVDYSIHFFNAFISNYRIIKDYKKALIESISNVFNGIFANSISVGIGFLTLIFSTYKIIATLGAIIAFTMLTTSIASLTLLPLLIYLFKPTVQTSKLINIKTIE; via the coding sequence ATGAATTTAGAAACCTTAAGCATTAAATACAGAATCTTTATAATAATAATATTCACATTAATAACAATTTTATTAGTATCCTTTTTGAAAAACATAGAATTCGATCCTGATATTATAAAACTTATACCAAAAAACGCAAAGACTGAAAAAATAACAGACACAAACAAAAACAATTCTATCTTATCACTAATAGTAATGTTTAAAGACAAAAAGAATATCTTTCATAAAGAAACCTTTGAAAAAATTAATAAAGTAACAGATGATATAGTGAAGATACTAAAAGTAAAACCCAACTCTGTTACAAGCATATTTACTTACTTCCCACAATTCAAAAAAGACACATATACAGATGAAGATATAATTAAAATAAGAAACAAAATCAATTCATCATCATTTATAAAAAATATATTTATAAATGATGATGAAACTTTAATATACTTTCTAATCATACCAACAACAGACGACAAAACAAACTTTAGCAAAAGTTTAAAAAGTGAACTTGAAGAAATGGAAGCAACAATTAAAAGATATGAAACTGATGATCTCAAACTTTACTTAACAGGAGATCTTGTAATAAGGGAAAAAATACTCAGCTATATGGGAGATGACTTTAAATTGTTAGGTCCAGTTGCCACTCTTATAGTCATCCTATCACTTTATCTTATTATAAAAAATATATGGGGCGCAATAATTCCTGTACTCATTGCAACACTTGCATTAGCTTGGACATTTGGAATTAAAAGCCTCGTCATGTCTCCAATTACTGTTCCAGAAACTACAATGATCGTTCTCCTCATCTCTATTGGATGTGCTAATGCTGTACATATAATAAATGGAATACTAAAGAGGATAAAAAACGAACCTTTTACCGAAAAGACAATAATAAATACAATCAAAGCCCTAAAGACACCAATAATTTTAACCTCTCTTACAACAGCTTTAGGATTTTTATCATTAATAAGCTCATCAATTCAGGCATACAGAACAATGGGGATTTTTATGTCAATAGGAGTCATTGCTGCAATGCTTATGTCACTATTAATACTGCCTGGAATATTAATCCAGATACCATTTAAACATAAAAATAAAGACAATAAAAATGCAACAAACTTGCTTCTTGAAAAATTTTCGATAACAAACCAGAAAGTTACAAAATGGATGCTAAATAATAAATATCTTTCATCTATCATAACTATCATTATTCTATTAATCTCAATTGTAGGTCTCTTCAAAATAGAAATTAACTTTGATGAAAAAGAATATTTCAAAGAAAATACAAGTGTCAAACAAACACTCAATCTAATGCAAAAAGAAATAGGGGGAACCTCTATCATCAAAATTGAAATCAACGGCAATCCAGGTGAATTCAAAAATGAAAAAAGTATGAAAAATTTGGATTTACTTACAGACAAACTTGATAAAGTTAATGACAAAACACAATCTAGTTCAATAAACGGAATTATAAGATTTATGAACTTTAAATTTAAAAAAGAAAATCCAAAAGAATATAGACTTCCTGAGAATCAAGTTATCTTAAATAAGCTAATACTGTTAATCAGTAGAAGCAATTCTATCAGAAACATGACTAAGATGTATGTTAATGATGATTGGTCTCAGATATCAATTATTATAAGAACTGATAAAACCTCAACCGAGGAAATCAACAAACTTGCTAACTATGCAAGTAATTTCATTGAAAAATACATGCCTGGGCATGAATATCGATTCTCAGGAGCATATGACAAAATATTAATATCCAAAACTATGGTGATGGAACAAATTACAAATATCATAACAACACTCAGTGCAATAACAATATTGTTAATGGTATTCTTCAAATCTATAAAAACCGGAATAATAATTGTAATTCCAGTAGCATGGTCAGTATTTCTAAATTTTTCTGTAATGAGACTTTTTGGAATAACACTCAATCCTGCAACAGCAACAATTGCATCCGTTAGTATGGGTATAGGAGTAGACTACTCTATCCATTTCTTCAATGCATTTATATCAAATTATCGAATAATTAAAGATTACAAAAAAGCTTTAATTGAATCAATTTCTAATGTATTTAATGGTATATTTGCAAATTCAATATCAGTAG